The Vibrio tubiashii ATCC 19109 genome has a segment encoding these proteins:
- the pyrH gene encoding UMP kinase, whose protein sequence is MTTNPKPAYQRILLKLSGEALQGEEGFGIDPAILDRMAQEVKELVELGVQVGVVIGGGNLFRGAGLAEAGMNRVVGDHMGMLATVMNGLAMRDALHRAYVNARVMSAIPLKGVCDDYNWADAIRELRQGRVVIFSAGTGNPFFTTDSAACLRGIEIEADVVLKATKVDGVFTADPVANPDAELYDKLSFNAVLEKELKVMDLAAFTLARDHKMPIRVFNMNKPGALRRVVMGEAEGTLISDAE, encoded by the coding sequence ATGACTACGAACCCTAAACCAGCATATCAACGTATTCTGTTAAAACTAAGTGGTGAAGCACTTCAAGGCGAAGAAGGTTTTGGCATCGATCCAGCAATCCTTGATCGTATGGCCCAAGAAGTAAAAGAGTTGGTTGAGCTTGGTGTTCAAGTTGGTGTTGTTATCGGTGGTGGTAACTTGTTCCGTGGTGCTGGCCTAGCTGAAGCGGGCATGAACCGTGTTGTTGGTGACCACATGGGTATGCTAGCGACGGTAATGAACGGTCTTGCGATGCGTGATGCGTTGCACCGTGCTTACGTAAACGCTCGTGTAATGTCAGCAATCCCTCTAAAAGGTGTCTGTGACGACTACAACTGGGCAGATGCGATTCGTGAACTGCGTCAAGGCCGCGTTGTTATCTTCTCTGCAGGTACTGGTAACCCATTCTTTACCACAGATTCTGCTGCATGTTTGCGCGGAATCGAGATCGAAGCGGACGTAGTTCTAAAAGCGACAAAAGTAGATGGCGTATTTACTGCTGACCCAGTAGCAAACCCAGACGCAGAGCTGTATGATAAGCTTTCGTTCAATGCTGTTCTTGAAAAAGAACTGAAAGTAATGGATTTGGCAGCATTTACACTAGCACGTGACCACAAAATGCCAATCCGTGTATTCAATATGAATAAGCCAGGCGCACTACGTCGCGTGGTGATGGGTGAAGCAGAAGGCACGCTAATCAGCGACGCTGAGTAA
- the frr gene encoding ribosome recycling factor, whose protein sequence is MINEIKQDAQERMDKSVEALKNNLSKVRTGRAHPSLLSGISVEYYGAPTPLNQVANVVAEDARTLAITVFDKELTPKVEKAIMMSDLGLNPMSAGTIIRVPLPPLTEERRKDLVKIVRGEAEGGRVAIRNIRRDANGELKALLKDKEISEDEDRKGQDEIQKITDAAVKQVDEVLAAKEKELMEV, encoded by the coding sequence GTGATTAACGAAATCAAACAAGACGCTCAAGAGCGCATGGATAAGAGCGTTGAAGCGCTAAAAAACAACCTTTCTAAAGTTCGCACAGGCCGTGCACACCCAAGCCTACTTTCTGGCATTTCAGTCGAGTACTACGGTGCACCAACGCCTCTAAACCAGGTAGCAAACGTCGTTGCTGAAGATGCTCGTACGCTTGCAATCACAGTATTTGATAAAGAGCTAACGCCTAAAGTTGAAAAAGCGATCATGATGTCTGACCTAGGTCTAAACCCTATGTCTGCGGGTACTATCATTCGCGTTCCACTTCCACCGCTAACGGAAGAGCGTCGTAAAGACCTAGTTAAAATCGTTCGTGGCGAAGCTGAAGGTGGCCGTGTTGCTATCCGTAACATCCGTCGTGACGCTAACGGCGAGCTAAAAGCACTACTAAAAGACAAAGAAATCTCTGAAGACGAAGATCGTAAAGGTCAAGACGAAATCCAGAAAATCACTGACGCAGCTGTGAAACAAGTTGATGAAGTGTTAGCGGCAAAAGAAAAAGAGTTGATGGAAGTCTAA
- the tsf gene encoding translation elongation factor Ts codes for MAVTAALVKELRERTGAGMMECKKALVEANADIELAIENMRKSGAAKAAKKAGNVAAEGAIIIKEENGVAVLLEVNCQTDFVAKDGNFTAFAEKVAADALASKASVEELVAKFEEERVALVAKIGENINIRRVQYVEGSAIASYRHGEKIGVVVAGEGDAETLKHVAMHVAASKPEYVNPEDVPADVVAKEKEVQVEIAMNEGKPAEIAEKMVVGRMKKFTGEISLTGQAFIMEPKKSVGEMLKEKGASVATFVRLEVGEGIEKAEEMSFAEEVAAAQKG; via the coding sequence ATGGCTGTTACTGCTGCTCTAGTTAAAGAACTGCGCGAACGTACTGGCGCAGGCATGATGGAATGTAAGAAAGCGCTTGTTGAAGCAAACGCTGACATCGAACTAGCAATCGAAAACATGCGTAAATCAGGTGCTGCTAAAGCTGCTAAGAAAGCAGGTAACGTAGCTGCTGAAGGCGCAATCATCATCAAAGAAGAAAACGGTGTTGCTGTTCTTCTTGAAGTTAACTGCCAAACTGACTTCGTTGCTAAAGATGGTAACTTCACTGCATTTGCAGAGAAAGTTGCAGCTGACGCTCTAGCATCTAAAGCTTCTGTTGAAGAACTAGTAGCTAAATTCGAAGAAGAGCGTGTTGCTCTAGTTGCTAAGATCGGTGAAAACATCAACATCCGTCGCGTTCAATACGTTGAAGGTTCTGCTATCGCCTCTTACCGTCACGGCGAGAAGATCGGTGTAGTTGTTGCTGGTGAAGGCGATGCTGAAACTCTTAAGCACGTTGCAATGCACGTTGCTGCTTCTAAGCCAGAGTACGTTAACCCAGAAGACGTACCAGCTGACGTAGTTGCTAAAGAGAAAGAAGTTCAAGTTGAAATCGCTATGAACGAAGGCAAGCCTGCTGAGATCGCTGAGAAGATGGTTGTTGGCCGCATGAAGAAATTCACTGGCGAAATCTCTCTAACTGGTCAAGCGTTCATCATGGAGCCTAAGAAATCTGTTGGCGAAATGCTGAAAGAAAAAGGCGCTTCTGTTGCTACATTCGTTCGCCTAGAAGTAGGTGAAGGTATCGAGAAAGCAGAAGAAATGAGCTTCGCTGAAGAAGTAGCTGCTGCTCAAAAAGGTTAA